The genomic segment ATAGTTCGGCCGGGTGAAACGTTCATACGCAGTAGTTCGCAGTAGTTTTCGGAACTTATTCCTGTTAGCAACCAGCCCAAACACACGGGACGAGAGCACATATCCCATTGCTGTGACCCGGAATACTTTCGCCAATTGGCTGGGCAAGCGAGGGGTGAAGGAGAGTGCTTGAAGTGAGAGAATAATTCCCGCTTCAAACCAGGAACTTGTAACGCCTCAGACGAGCAGCGTCCGAGACGTGTGCAATCGATGCTTCGTGGACCAATCTGACAGGGAACCATGACATCTAGTCTGCAGGCAAACACGGATGCGTGGCCGTTCGCTGACCTTCCACGGTCAGCAAAACAGGCACGACTCCCTTGCACCGTTTTCTTGCACCTGCGCCTGATGTCCCCCAACCCCCCCTCCTCCAATGAATGGACCACGAGACACAAACTTGGCTGTATTCTGAAGCCGTTTTATTTAGGCTTTTGCTGTTCCAGTCGGGCTGTTTCCGCAACGCGGCACTGGAGGGCCTGCATGGCTTGCCAACAGAAAACGACCGATACAACCTGTACACCCAAATTTAAGACGAAGTATGGATCCAACAACAACAAATATGAGTTGTGGTGTTTTTTTTGGTTAGTGAAATCCACAACAGAAGTAGACCGCCGACAATTCTCGAGGCAAACAGCGACTAAAACGTAAGGGCAGTCCATAAAACGGAAAGAGATAGACCCCCCGAAGCGTACAGTGATCCCCTCAATGCTTCCAGACTTGGGCATCTCAGCAGCGAGATGTGGTATCTCTCGCCATGTTACCAGGAGAGGTAGGCATGGGCCCATGCTGATTTGCAAGGGAAGAAGCCAGTGGTGAAAAAGACGTGCAATTCCAGCAAACGCGTCTGGCACGGCGAAAACTGTAACTCTCACGCAGGTCACGGAGAGCTGGGAAGGAGCATTGAACAGTCTCTCTAGAATCAGCGCTACAGACAGTGCGTGTTGCAAAGCGTTGAGGCGACGCTTTATTTTGATAGAAATGCGAATCTGGACTGCATAATAGCCGCATGAGGCCAAAGGCATATATTGATGAGACCGAGTCGGCGGTTCATTTTCATGAATGACAGAGAAGGGTTTACCAGAAAACCACACAACGCACGTGACAGTGAACACTATTAGGGCCCCATATACTGTGGTATGCGTGGCTGATCACAAAGTGTGTTTTCTGCCACACACCAAAAAACCGAAATGAAGTTGGCCCTGGTCTGGAATGCTATGTTCACCGGCAGAAAGTGTTGCCAGTAGAAGAGCCGAAATGAATCCCATGTTGTTCCAAATGGCTTTGGTCGATCAGCGCGCGAAACCCCCTAGTACAATGGAGCTTTTTCTATCGGTAGGCGTCGTATGACAGCAGCAATTTTCAATCCTTTTATCGCGTCCACGGTTTCTACGGGTCAGCATTTGTATACTGGGACATTTTTCCTGTCGTAGGTAACAACTATCAAGGATTTGGAGCTAGGATCACTTGTCAAGTCCAGTCCGTCTACTGCGACCGAGGTGGGTCTCGGAGGGACCCCCCCCAGTTTTGGGGCTGCACGTACGGCCGTTCCAGCCGGTAGTTGAGAGGCCAATTCTGCGATCCAGTGTTGATTCAGCGTGTCCGTCAGCGTATGCAACTCCGTTTCTGAAACATATTTTTCTCTCTgacgaaggaaggaagaaactcTAGTCACATGCCGAGTAAGGCCGGCTCATGCATTTTCTAGTCCCTCTGTAGAAGCCTTCTACACGTCCCTCGGCTTCGCTCAGGGTGCGTCACACACTGTGTTCCTGTTGACGCCCTCATGGTGCCCCGTTAATAAGTCAGGAACAACCAACAGGAGATTTGCTGACGTAGCTGTCCACAGTCGCGAGACCTCCACATGAGGCACACCATGACTCGCATCTGGCACCAGCGAATTAGAGAAGCgccgaagaggaaaaacacttccgctcttcctttgtctcccgAACCCTGGCTCTACTGTGGGCAACTCACGTTTAGTCAATTGCTGCACCTGCTGTTGCGCGTGTCTTCTTGTTAGCCAATACTTACACCAAGGTCAACGTAAAACCGCACGTGGATGGAAGTTTTTCAACACGAGGTGTTGCTCACTTAATATAGCGTCGTACATGGTCACAGCACCCGCGTTGAGAACGCAAACTGTTACCGACCATATTGTGGACTCTTCTCACTCTGAAAGGTGACAACAGAGGCCGACCAAACACATCTGTAACGTGGTAATAGCGCTGTGAAGACGCCCGTTTGCGGAGTCTTAAACTGCTGCGAAGCATCAACTGCAAATGACATGGAAGCTCTTTGCAGTAACCTGAAATTGTCAGGACCTCCGTCGGCTTGTGCAGCGGGATACATCGGTGGAAGATGGAGCGCTATAAGCGGATCAAGCGGTTAGGCGCGGGAGCTCAAGGCTATTGCTACTTGGTTCGGGACAAGAAAACAGGTCCGATATAGAAAAGCAACCTTGATGCCAGGTTGCATTCCTGGAGAAGGATGCATTTCTCGTTCAGATGACGTTAGTTGACGGACAGGGAGTCACTGTGACCTTTTCTCTGAGACCAGAGTCAATGTCAGCCCTTAGTTTTCCCGCTTAGTTTTCCCGGCACCCTAGTTGTTGtcaggcagaagaggagttACGTCATCCTTTTGTACCTGTATGTGGAAACTAGCCGCGTTTCGGTATGCTGAAAGAGGGTTGGTGGCGAAGAACTTCCGCAAGCCATTGAACGTAGAAGTGGCGTTTGCTTACACGTTTTTCAACCACAGTTGAGTGCATCGGTTCCATGCGGAGAAGCATCTTCAAGCGGGAGCTCTTGTTTCAAACAAATGCCTCCTGAGAGCACCCACCCGTTCACCAACTGACTGTCGAAATTTCTGTCGTCTGCGAACGTTAACCTGTACTAGTCGCACCTGGGTGACACACAATCCACTGATGTTCTTGTTAGTGTAACATGTGCCTTATATGCGTTTAAGGGAAACTGTATGTGAGCAAAGACATCGGTCTCTCCATGATAGGGCTAGAGCAACGACAAGCTGCCCTTAAAGAATCGACCATATTGCAAGACTTGAGCGCTCACCCGAATGTCATTACATATTTCAACAACAAGTTAGATAGAAAGAAGCAGATTCTCCACATCATCATTGAATACGCGGATGGCGGCGACTTGGAGCAACAAATTCACTTGCGGCGCAACCTGCTTGAGGAGCAGCTTGAAGCTGGACGCACAAAGAATGAGTCATCCCCACCAAGCGCCGATCACCAGGACCTGAGCAACTACGCCCCATTTTTTTTCAAAGAGGAACATGTCCTTTTGGTATTCGTCCAAACACTCGCCGGTCTATTGCATCTACACTCCAGGAGTATTCTTCATCGCGATATCAAAAGCCAAAACATCTTCTTATCTAGCGACGGCTTGATCAAATTGGGAGACTTCGGAATCGCAAGGCGGCTCAATAAGGACAACATGGCAGAAACATATGTTGGAAGTCCATGCTACATGTCTCCGGAACTTTACAAACGGGAGCCATACAACTACAAGAGCGATATTTGGGCTTTAGgctgcgtcctcttcgaGCTGTGCTGTCTGCGAAAGCCCTTCCACGGTGCGCAAGGTCCAATGGCGAACTTGCCTTTCTGTACTAGTGGCAACATTCCGTGTTGGGGTTAACCCACGCAAGAAGTAACAAACAGTCCTTACGTCCCCTATTGCTGTTTTAGTACACGTGGCGACTATACAACCCTAGGACTCGGCAAGAAAGATGTGGCCGTAACTgttgctctttctcctgtaTGTTGCATCTTAAAAACATTAACTTCTGAATCCTCTACTGGAGCCTTCAGGTTCCAATATCGTGGTCCTGGCGATGCAGGTTACGCGCAACAAACCTCCAGCGCATCTTGACACTCCTCCTGGTTTGTATCCCCCTCCGTTGCACCACTTGGTCAATCGCATGCTTCAGGTTGACCCGGCTGAGAGACCATCGGCTGCCGAGATCATGGCCACTCCGTATATACTGAGGTCCATGAAGAAGCTGATTAAAAGGTATGTCTGCTGATCACTGATGTTCCCACACCCACTGTGAAAACATGTGCTGACTGCCACAGGCATTCAATGTGGAAGTACCGCGCGACGCGTGCTGCATACCTTCCGACAGCAACGAAGGCTGTATCATCCCAGAAGGTGTGCCGGTTTTTGATGGTTTGAGTCAACTACTCGATATGGTTTCAACTCCTCTTCGGAGAAAATAGTCCTCAAGAAACTCCGACGTTGCGCACTTCCGCAGCGGCGCCACTGAAATTTTCCCTCAGTATTTCTGCAtttcctttgcttctctgaGTGTGGCTTCAAAGGCGTAACGCCTCAACAGCAGCTTCTATAAGGATTGACAGTTTTAGATGCCATAAAGGAGCACCGCTCTGAGAAGATAGGCTTTGTCCTCTTATCTGTATCAGGTACCCTCAACTGCACTACCTACAATGCTACCTCAACGACCTCTCCTGTTCAGTTGCAAAAGAACTTCCTCCCTCGAATCCTCCGTTTGATGGCTGTGACAGCTCTGAAGCTAATACAGCGTCAGCGGTAAAGCGCCAACCTGAAAGCTCGCGTGCCGACTGTGTGAACTGTCGCCGTCGAAACACCAGCCTGAACCCTTTGACCGCGCCGACCATTGACGCGTTATTCGAAAGCGTGCTACATGAGCGGACTCAGGAAGCGCCTGTGGCAGTTTCCATTATGCGCAGCAGAAAAGTTGAGTCTCTGAGTGTAAAGCAGAGCACGGTTAGTCTGATCCGAGATAGCTGTCCTCCTGTCGGGTTGGAGCCGAGGGGCGAGGGAGTGTTGCCATTACGAGGGCAGCTCTTTATGTTGTGGAAGAGACTCGCTAGGGAGGTCCCGAACTATTTTGCAGGCTGCGGTCAGGGATCAATAGATGCAACATTTACGAGTGATACAAGGTGTTCCTCCTCCGTCGTAGGTGGATGTGTTTATGAACAGACACGAAACTCCTCCGCGAGACCGGTCTGGAGAAGGGGAACTGAGAAAGAAAATTTGTCAGGAATCGCTTTCCCAATTGCTAGAAAACAAGATAAATCGGGCAGCTGTGACCACGACGTCGATGCTGAAGACGATACTACGCCGGCAACAATTCCTTGGCGAAAGCTGTCAGGCATAGCCGATGACGGAGCTGACAGTAAGCGCTCATCTTTCAGTGATTGCCCGCCAACAGAGATGTTGGCTGAAACGTGGCTTCCTTCGAATGTGAATGCAAATCTACTGAGCAATCCATTTTATTGTCGAGCCTCAATTAGGAGTGGCGACCCTCGCATCTGTAGCCCAGCTTCTGTGCCTCGGCGGGAGCACCATGGGGTAGCGTACGACCTTCGTCACGCCCTAAAAATCATGCGAAAGCGAGCACATGCTCACAAATGGCATCGCAAGCGGAACTCTCGGATGCCGGAGCCGTCCGGGCAGTCTGCAGCCACGAGTACTTCAAGTGGATGCCCAAAACCATCAAACCACGCAGAATGTCGCTCGACTGCTCCATTGGAGCCTTTGTtgccagagaaaaaagacaaagcagcAGATTCGGCCTCCGTTTCCGAAACTCGTCAGACAAATATGTCTTTTTCAAAGGAACATTTCCCAGAGAATTCGTACCATGCGGAAATAAAGTACAATTCAGAGCCGCTGCCTGCAGCGTCAAATGTTGAATCTAAGACGAAGCCTGCTGCCGAGAGAGTTGGTGGCAGAAGCAGTACGCGCCCCGTCGCGGGTAACAATGAGGACAAGGTCTACCTCTCTGACGAGCCTCAACGACCCTCCTTCATCACCCTGAAAGCTCTCCTCAATGAGTCGCTTGTCTTCGACGAGTAAGTTTTTCAGCCAGCGTAAGGTGTGCTTCACAGACGTTATTGTCTGGTGCAGTCTTGATTCGCACGTACAAGACTAGCTTACAGCCGCTCAGGGTAATATGCCGCTGATTTGGGAGCTGAAAGACGGACTGGCCACGAAATACCGTCCAGTGTAGCGTGGTACACAGAAGGCATCATGTTCTCCGTACGGAGTACACAACGCCGGCTGTATTTTTGGCGCAATCCGTGGATTACCGCAAGCAACCA from the Toxoplasma gondii ME49 chromosome IX, whole genome shotgun sequence genome contains:
- a CDS encoding hypothetical protein (encoded by transcript TGME49_266720), whose protein sequence is MPLASCGYYAVQIRISIKIKRRLNALQHALSVALILERLFNAPSQLSVTCVRVTVFAVPDAFAGIARLFHHWLLPLQISMGPCLPLLVTWREIPHLAAEMPKSGSIEGITVRFGGSISFRFMDCPYVLVAVCLENCRRSTSVVDFTNQKKHHNSYLLLLDPYFVLNLGVQVVSVVFCWQAMQALQCRVAETARLEQQKPK
- a CDS encoding NEK kinase (encoded by transcript TGME49_266710~Gene product name based on ToxoDB Community Expert Annotation. Predicted member of protein kinase family Other;NEK, (PMID:22047078).), translating into MIGLEQRQAALKESTILQDLSAHPNVITYFNNKLDRKKQILHIIIEYADGGDLEQQIHLRRNLLEEQLEAGRTKNESSPPSADHQDLSNYAPFFFKEEHVLLVFVQTLAGLLHLHSRSILHRDIKSQNIFLSSDGLIKLGDFGIARRLNKDNMAETYVGSPCYMSPELYKREPYNYKSDIWALGCVLFELCCLRKPFHGSNIVVLAMQVTRNKPPAHLDTPPGLYPPPLHHLVNRMLQVDPAERPSAAEIMATPYILRSMKKLIKRYPQLHYLQCYLNDLSCSVAKELPPSNPPFDGCDSSEANTASAEHFPENSYHAEIKYNSEPLPAASNVESKTKPAAERVGGRSSTRPVAGNNEDKVYLSDEPQRPSFITLKALLNESLVFDE